The following DNA comes from Microbacterium foliorum.
ATCACGGATGTCGAGAAGGCCTTCGCACCGCTCGGCCTGCCGATGGGTCCCTTCCAGCTGATCGACCTGGTCGGATGGAAGGTCGCCGCTCACGTGCAGGACACGATGGCGCATGCGTTCCCCGACCGCTTCTATGCGAACGAGAACTTCCACGCTCTCGCTGAGCTCGATGCGGTCGTCGAGAAGGACAAGGGCGGTCGCGTCACCGGCTGGACGAAGCAGGCCGAGAAGCTGCTGAAGCCGGCCGTCGGCAAGACGCCGGCATCGGCGGAGACGATCCTGAAGCGCGTGCAGGACGGCCTCGCGAGCGAGATCAAGCTGATGCTCGACGAGGGCGTCGTGCCCGAGGTCGAAGACATCGATCTGTGCCTGATCCTCGGCGCGGGCTGGCCGTTCATCGATGGCGGCGCATCGCCGTACCTCGACCGAGAGGGCGCGTCGCAGCGGGCCTTCGGTGGCGATTTCCACACCCCGCAGATCCGCGGCATCGAGAACCGCTGATCTGAACATCGGAGGGGGGTCGCCGTGCGGCGGCCCCCCTCCGTCGTGTCTACAGTGTCGGGCGCTCGTCGACCTCGCCGCAGCGTGGCCAGTGCGAGAGCGCTCGCTCAGCGAGCGCGGTGATCGTCAGCGACGGGTTCACCCCGGGGTTGGCCGGCACAGCGGCGCCATCGACCACGTGCAGTCCCGGATGCCCCCACACACGATGGTAGAGATCGACCACGCCGGTCTCGGGGGTGGATGAGATGACGGCACCGCCGAGGAAATGAGCAGTCAGCGGGATGCCGAAGACCTCGGGCCATGATCCCCTGGCCGCCGCCGGGACGCCACCCTCCTTCTCGACCCTCGCCGCGATCGTCGCGGCCGCGCGGTGCGCCTGCGGCAGGTGGCTCGGGTTCGGCTCGCCGTGCCCCTGCCTGCTCGTCATCACCAGCCGCCCGAGACGCCGACGCAGCGACAGCGTGAGCGAGTTGTCGGCGGTCTGCATCACGAGCGCGATGATGCCGCGTTCGCTCCAGCGTCGGAGCGACCCCAGACGCAGCTGACGGATCGGCGCACGCACGAGCTGACCCATCAGGCTCGCCAGTCTCCGTCCGAGACCCCAGTCGCCTGGCACCATGACCGACGCGAGCGCACCCATGAGATTCGATCCGGGCCCGTACCGCACATTCTCGACGTGCGTGTTCGCGTCGATGTGGAACGACGTGGTGATCGCGACTCCTCGGGCGAGTTCGAGAGAGACAGGAACCGCGACGGCCACGGCGCCGTCGAGAGCCTCCGAGTTGGTTCTGGTCAGGCGGCCGACAGCATCGGACACTCGAGGAAGCGCCCCGGCGCGTCTCATCCGATGCAGCAGCTGCTGCGTACCCCACGTCCCGGCGGCAAGCACCACCTGGCGGGCGCGGACGGTGCGACGGTCGCGACGGAACCATGCCCCGCTCCGCTCCGTCGTCACCGCGAAGCCACCGCCGGCAAGTTCGCGCACCTCAGTCACGGTGCGCAGCGCTTCTATCACGGCGCCGCGCTTCTCGGCCAGGGGAAGATAGTTCTTCATCAGTGTGTTCTTGGCGCCGACGCGGCATCCGACCATGCAGTTTCCGCAGAGCGTGCAGCCTGTGCGGTCAGGGCCCTCCCCACCGAAGAAGGGGTCGGGTGTGCGCTCGCCGGGCTTGCCGAACCAGACCCCGACCGGTGCGTGCCGGAACGTGCTGCCCACTCCGAGGTCGTCGGCTGCGCCTGCCATGATGCGCTCGACGGGGCCGGTGTGCGGATAGCGTTCGACCACTCCGAGCATCCGCTTCGCCGTCGCATAGTGCGGCGCGAGTTCGGTCTCCCAATCTGCGAGAGCACTCCACTGCGGGTCATCGAAGAACGCGCCGCTGGGCTGATACAGCGTATTGGCGTAGTTGAGAGAGCCCCCGCCCACCCCTGCTCCCGCGAGGATCATGACGTGCGGCAGCCGATGGATGCGCTGGATGCCGAAACAGCCGAGCTTCGGTGCCCACAGATAGCGGCGTATGTTCCAGTTGGTCTTCGGGAAGTCCGCGTCCTCGAAGCGACGACCGGCCTCGTACACACGGACGCGATAGCCCTTCTCCACCAGACGCAACGCGGCCACCGAGCCGCCGAACCCCGAGCCGATGATGACGACATCCTCGTCGAACGCACGACTGTGCTGGCGATCGCGCGAGGCGTCGCTCATCGCTGCACCTCCTGAGCTGCGGGCACGAGGATCGTCAGAGCAGAGCGGCGGATGCCGATGGTGCACTCGTCCTCAGCGATGCGCTCCCCGTCGGCGTAGACAACGAGCCCCGGAGCGCTGACCGTCACGGAACGAGCGTGGCGATGGGTCACCTCGGACCTCGTCAGATGCGCTCCTCGCAGCAGCAGGGGGAACAGCCGCAGCAGCCGGAGTCGTGTCAGCGGCGCGACCTGCACGATGTCCAGCAGCCCGTCGTCTGCTTCTGCCCCGACGCACAGGGGCATCCCCCCTCCGTAGCTCTCGGTGTTGCCCACCGCGACGAGTGTTCCCGGCGCCTGGATCGGCGGCTCGCCGTCGACCGACACAGTGAACTCCATCGGCCGGAGACGCACGAGCTCGACGACCAGGGCGAGGTAGTAGCGCAGCACGCCGTGCGGCCAGCGCAGCCGATTGGTGCGATCGCTGACCTTCGCATCGAATCCGAGGGCGGCGATCGTCAGGAACGAGTCGATCCGCCCCGCAGCACGGATCTCGCCGACATCGATCGCGCGCGGCACGCCAGTCAAGGCGAGCTCTGCCGCGGCGACCGGGTCGCGGCGGGGCAGACCGAGGGCCCGAGCGAGGTCGTTGCCGGTGCCCGCCGGCACCAGCACGACGGGGATGCCGGCCTCGCACACGGTGTCGAGGATGCCGGACAGCGTGCCGTCGCCTCCGACGACGACGAGCACCCGAGGGCTCTCAACGAGCGCCTGTGCCACCAGCATCCGGCCGGACGCCGCTGACTCTCCCGTGTACACCCGCACGTCCTGGCCCCGGGCGCGCAGATGAGCCAGGGCGGCCTCAGCCTCCTGCGCTCCGCGCCCCTTGCCTGCGAACGGATTCGACAGCAGCGCGATGTGCTCAGCCACGTCGGTCCGACCGCTCCGACGTGATGACGGCCCCGGGGTTGAGTATCCATGTCGGGTCGAGCTCTCGCTTGATCGCCGCCAGTATCCGCACCCCCGTGGCTCCGATCTCCTGCTCGAGCCATGGGGCATGATCGCGACCGACAGCGTGGTGATGGCTGATGGTGCCGCCCGCCGACATGATCGAATCGTTCACCTCGCGCTTGATTCCCGCCCACGCCTCGAGTGGGTCGGATCGGACGTTCGCGAGCACTGTGAAATACAAGGAGGCTCCGGTGGGATAGACGTGCGAGACATGGCACATCACATACGATCTGGCGCCGGCATCAGCGAATCCTTCGCGAAGAGTGGCCGTGACCTCTGCTCTGAGTCGCTGCAGGTTCGACCAGGTGGTCGCTGTCTCCAACGTCTCGCAGAACACCCCCGCATCCAGCAGGGAATCGCGCAGATACGGGCCGTCGAATCGACCGTCGAGCCACCCCTCCGCACCGCCCCCGCCGGATGACGCTCCGCCCGCCGCCGTCAGGATCTCTGACGTACGCGCTCGACGCTCGGCGATGCCCTCGCCCTCGTACACCGTGACGATGCTCGCACCTTTCGCGAGTGCCTTCCCGATCCGGCCCACCTGGGCGAGGCTGACCGCGGTCTCGGCCTCGTCGGAGAGACGGATGACGGTGGGGCCGCCACCGCTCTGGGCCACCTGCCGCAGACCGTCGACACCGTGCGAGAAGTCCGCGAAGCTCCACGCCTCGAGGACGCGTTCTCGTGGCACCGGATGGACGCGGACACAGACCTCGGTGATCACTCCGAAGATGCCCTCCGATCCGAGGAAGACCCTGATGAGATCGGGCCCGGCTGCGGAGCCCGGTGATCGACCGAGATCGACGTCTCCGGTCGGGGTCGCGACTCTCAGGCCGGTGACCATCGAATCGAACCGCCCGTGCCCTGCCGAGTTCTGACCCGACGAGCGCGCAGCGGCGAACCCGCCGATCGTGGCATACCGGAAGCTCTGCGGGTAGTGCCCGAGTTCGAAGCCCCGGGCAGCCAGCAGCGCCTCGGCATCCGGACCCGTGGTGCCGGCGGCGATCCGGGCTTCGCCGCTCACCTCATCGAGACGGATGAGGCCGGAGAGCCGCCGCAGATCCAGGCTGATCACCGCACGGTGCGCACCGCGCTCGGGGTCGAGAGCGCCGACCACACTCGTCCCTCCGCCGAACGGGATCGCCGCGATCCCCCGGTCAGCGCACAGCCGGAGCACGGTCACGACCTCGTCGTGGTTCGCGGGAAGAACGATCGCATCCGGAGCAGCTTGATGCCGCTTCCGCCGTCTGAGCAGGTCGGGTGTCGAGCGACCACCTGCATGGCGGATCCTCGACTCGTCCGTGGTGTCGATGTGCTCGGCTCCGACCACCGCCGCGAACTCCTGCACGTCGTCCCCGAGAAGCGACGATGGCTCGAGCTGCACATCGGCGAGGTCCACTGCCGTTGCGGGCTTCTGCACGCGTCCCAGCAACAACGGCAGAAGCATCCGCACCGCACGCGGCAGATCCGACGCCCGGGCCGGATCGCCCCAGCCGTTCCAGCGCATCTCCGACCGCACGGCGACCCTGCCGTTCTCTCGACTCATGCGTTACAGTGTGACATATCATGGAAGAACGTCAAGCGCTTATCGACGCAACAGACAGCCGTGCACCGGACTGGGATCCGACCCAATCCCGCATCCTCGACGCAGCCGACGGGCTGATCGCTCGCCGAGGTGTGCACGGCGTGACGATCGCGGAGCTCGCTCGGCGTGCCGGACACAGCCGGCCCACCATCTACCGCAGTTGGAGCGACGCCGACGATGTCGTGCGCGCAGCTCTCCTCCGCAGGGTCGCCGCGATCCTCGAGCACTTCCCGACTCACGCCACCACCCGACGCGAGCTCGTCGACGACGTTCTCCGCTTCTCCGGGCTCTTCCGCGCCGACGCCGTGTACGGGCGACTTCTCGCGGAAGAGCCCGAAGCATTCACCCGATACACATTGCAGCGGGTGGGATCGAGCCAGCGCCTGATTTTGGGCTGGCTGGCCACGGCGATCGGCGCCGCGCAGCGTGGCGGATCGGTCCGTGCCGGAGATCCTGGCGAGATCGCGGTCATGCTGCTGCTCATCGCCCAGTCGGCAGTGCTCTCGCACGGAACGGTCTCGGAGCTCCTCTCCGAGGAATCGTGGGAGCGCGAGCTGCGAGCCGCACTCGACGGGCTGCTCCGGCCATGACCTTGAACTCCCCCGACCTCAACGTCGCGCGTCGGGCCGCAGAACTGCGTCGCACCGGCGACGAGACGGTCGATATCCTCGTGATCGGCGGTGGTATCACCGGGGTCGGTGTCGCGCTCGACGCTGCAGCACGGGGTCTGAGCGTCACTCTTCTCGAGGCGGAGGACCTCGCGTTCGGCACCAGCCGGTTCAGCTCGAAACTCGTACACGGCGGGCTTCGCTACCTCGCCACCGGTGATGTCGCCACCGCGAAGGAGAGCGCCTTCGAGCGCCACCTGCTGATGACACGGATCGCGCCGCATCTCATCCGTCCGCTCGGCCAGCTGTTGCCCTTCACGAGCGAGGTGACAGCGCGCCAGCGCGCAGCCGGGGTCATCGGGATGGCGATGGGAGACCTGCTCCGAATGCACGCGCGTACGCCTCGTCGTTTCCTTCCCCCGCCGCGCCTCGTGTCGCCCCGCACGGCCCAGCGTCTCGTGCCTTCACTCGCCCACGCGGGGCTGCGGGGCGGGATGCTCTCATACGACGGTCAGCTCGTCGACGATGCCCGGCTGGTCGTGACGGTCGCCAGGACCGCAGCAGGTCTCGGGGCGCGCATCCTCACCCGGGTGCGCGCTCTCGAGCTGCGTCGCGACGGCGCGACAGCGGAGGATGTGCTGACAGGCGAGCGTGTCGACGTCCGGGCGCGGACGGTCGTGAATGCCACCGGTGTCTGGGCCGGGAGCCTCGATGAGTCGATCACGGTGCGTCCCAGCCGTGGGACACATATCGTGCTCGATGCGTCCGATCTCGGCGACCCGTCGTGCGCGCTGACGATTCCGCACGAGGGTTCGATCAGTCGTTACGTGTTCGCCCTGCCGCAGGAGCACGGACGGGTGATCGTCGGGCTCACCGACGAAGACTCTCCGGGGCCGGTGCCCCGCGTGCCCATGGCGACCGAGGGCGACATCGCCTTCCTGCTCACGAACCTCAACCGAGTGCTGTCCGCGCCGATCACGCGGGATCAGGTCCGCGGATCATTCGCGGGGCTGCGCCCGCTGGTCGACACCGGCGCGCCTTCGACGGCGGACATCTCCCGTCGCCATCTCGTCGCCGTCTCAGAGACGGGCTTCGTCAACGTGCTCGGCGGCAAGCTGACCACCTACCGGCGGATGGCCGAGGACGCCGTCGATCTCGCCGTGGATGTCGCGGGGCTCGACGCGGGCCCCAGCAGCACGGCGTCCTTGCGTCTCACCGACACTGCCGTCGCAATTGCGCTCGGCTGGGACCGCGGGCACGTGGCGCGCGCCACCATCGAGTTCGCCGTGCGTTCCGAGGGCGCGATGACCGCCGATGACGTGCTCGACCGACGCACGCGCGTCGGACTCGTCGACGAGGATCGGGAGCGCCAGCGGGCGGCCGTCGAATCCGTCGTCGCCGAGATCCTCTCGACGCTCTCCTGACGGCGCCGCACCACCGCAATAGGCGCCCCCGCATCCGCCTCACGGCAGACCGGGTAACGAGCGCGGAACAGCGCATGAACACCTTCGCGTGCGGGTCGAAGATGGCGAACTGCGTGCGTTCGAGAAGGCACAGTGGTGGCATGGACATGCTCCTCTCGATGCTGGGCGGCAAGGGAATGTCGGGTCTCTTCAAGACCGGCACGGCGATCCTCACGATCCTGCTGGTCGTGCCGGCGCTGTTGAAGATCTTCGTCGTCACGGTCGACGAGGGATGGGCGGCGATCCGCACGCGGAACGGAAAGCCGATCATCCGCAACCGACCGCAGCGTCGTCCCACGTCGCGCGGCGGTGCGGTGGGCGAGGTCGTCGTGCTCGACCCTGGGTCCCACGGAGCGTTCCCGCTGTTCTACTGGTACCGGCTCATCGATGTGCGCTGCCGCGCCACAGATCTGCCCGCGCGCGAGATGACCGGCGCGAACGGGCATCAGCACCGCGTGCATGCGTCGTTCGAGTGGCGTCCGATCCCGACCGGACGAGATCTCCGGGTCTTCGAACTCGACGTCGTCAACGTCAACGAGCGCGCCTCGAACATCGTCGGCGCGGCGCTGCGAGACGTCATCCGAGGACTCGACGGCGCGGAGCTGCCGCACAACGACGAGATCAACACCCGCGTGATCGCGGCCAGCGCCGAAGAGGTGCGCCGTGCGTGCGGAGTCGAGCTGGTGCGTGTGATGGTCACCGGCGACGCACTGACCGACGGCTATCTGCTCTCCACCGCACTCCGCGACTCCGACCGTGGAGCCCAGGCCGTCGCCGCCCTCCACGCACTCAACTGATCGCCGGGTTCGCAGCTTTCCCCGTGAGCGGCCGCCGCACTGCTTGTGACGTCGCTCAGCGTCGTTCGTGGAGCGGCAGGTCGATCGTGCCGTTCGCGCCGGCGTCCCGTGCGACCGGGATTCGCGTTCCGAGCACCTGAGAGACGACGTCCTGCGCGATCTTCGACGCGGTCAGGCCCGCGTCCGCGAGGATCTGGTCGCGCGACGCGTGATCGATGAACTCGTCGGGCAGCCCCAGCTCGTCGACGGCCGTGTCGATGCCCGCCTCGCGAAGCACCTGACGAACGCGAGTGCCGATGCCACCGACGCGGATGCCGTCTTCGAGGGTGATCACGAGACGATGCCGTGCGGCCATGCTCACGATCGAGGGCTGCACGGGGATCGCCCACCGAGGGTCGATCACCGTCGCGCCGATGCCCTGCGCGCGAAGCCGTTCGGCCACATCCATCGCGAGTGCCGCGAACGGGCCGATGGCGACCAGCAGGACATCCTCGGATTCTCCTCTGGCCAGCACGTCCACACCGTCGTGCAGCCGCTCGATCGCCGGCAGCTCGGGCGAGACATCGCCCTTGGGGAAGCGGATCACCGTGGGGGCGTCGTCCACCAGGACGGCCTCGTCGAGGGCCTCCGTCAGGCGCGCCGCGTCTCGCGGTGCCGCGATGCGGATGTGCGGGACGATCTGCAGCATCGCGAGGTCCCACATGCCGTGGTGGCTGGGTCCGTCGGGCCCGGTGACACCCGCACGGTCGAGGACGAAGGTGACGCCCGCGCGATGCAGCGCGACGTCCATGAGCACCTGGTCGAACGCGCGGTTCATGAAGGTCGCATACAGGGCTACGACGGGGTGCAGCCCGCCGAACGCGAGACCTGCGGCGGACGCCACAGCGTGCTGCTCCGCGATGCCCACATCGTAGACACGGTCGGGGAAGCGCTCGGCGAAGGGAGCCAGCCCCGTCGGACGCAGCATCGCTGCCGTCATGGCGATGACGTCATCACGACGTTCGCCGACCGAGACCAGCGCATCCGAGAACACTTCCGTCCAGCCGGTGCCGCCCGACGAGAGCGTCTCGCCCGTGGTCGGATCGATGCGCCCGACAGCATGGAACTGGTCGGCCTCGTCGTCGCGGGCGGGCTGGTATCCGCGCCCCTTCTCCGTGATGGCGTGCACGATGACCGGAGCGCCATAGGACTTCGCGAGTTCGAGGGTTTCGAGAAGTGCCGGGAGGTCGTGTCCGTCGACCGGTCCGAGGTACTTGATGTCGAGATTGGAATACAGCGCCTCGTTGTTCGTGAAGCGCGACAGGAATCCGTGCGTGCCGCCCCGCACACCGCGGAAGACCGCTCGGCCCACGGGCCCGAACGCCCGGAAGAGCCGATCGGACTTGTGGTGCAGCTCCTTGTAGGTCGCGGCGGTGCGCACCCGGTTCAGGTAACGCGACATCCCGCCGATCGTCGGAGCGTAGGAGCGCCCGTTGTCGTTGACGACGATCACCAGGTTGCGGTCGTTGTCGTCGGAGATGTTGTTGAGGGCCTCCCACGTCATGCCGCCTGTGAGAGCGCCATCGCCGACCACTGCGACCACGTGACGATCGCCGCGACCGGTCGCGGTCAGCGCACGCGACACGCCGTCCGCCCAGCTGAGAGAGCTTGAGGCGTGGGAGGACTCGACCACATCGTGCGCGCTCTCGCCGCGCTGGGGATAGCCTGCGAGGCCACCGCGGAGACGGAGCGACGAAAAGTCCTGCCGCCCCGTGAGCAGCTTGTGCACGTAGGACTGGTGGCCGGTGTCGAAGATGAACGGATCGTCGGGCGACGAGAAGGTCCGGTGCAGAGCGATCGTGAGTTCGACCACTCCGAGGTTGGGGCCCAGATGGCCGCCGGTTCGCGACACGTTCTCGACGAGGAACTCGCGGACCTCGCCGGCGAGTTCGATGAGCTGCTCCTCAGAGAGGGAGTCGAGATCACGGGGTCCTGAGATGCTCGGAAGAATGGGCATCTGCACCTCCTCATAGGCACCGTTGGCGGCATCCGATTCCGGTTCGAAAGCCTGATCGATCCTACCGCGGCCATCCGTGAAAGCTCGGAGAACGCCTCGCCCCTTGACACGGACTTCCGTACACGCGAAAGGGCCCGGTTCAGAAGAACCGGGCCCTTTCGTCGTTGGATCAGACCAGCGAGCGGAGCACGTACTGCAGGATTCCGCCGTTGCGGTAGTAGTCCGCCTCACCGGGGGTGTCGATACGCACCACCGCGTCGAACTCCACGACCTGCTTGCCCTCGGGCGAGTCCTCGGTCGGCGTCGCGGTCACGCGCACCGTCTTCGGCGTCACACCGTTGTTGAGCTCTTCGAGGCCCGAGATCGAGACGACCTCCGTGCCGTCGAGACCGAGCGATTCCCAGCTCTCGCCGGCGGGGAACTGCAGCGGGACGACACCCATGCCGATGAGGTTCGAGCGGTGGATGCGCTCGAAGCTCTCGGTGATGACGGCCTTGACGCCCAGCAGGCTCGTGCCCTTGGCCGCCCAGTCGCGCGACGAGCCGGAGCCGTACTCCTTGCCACCGAAGATGACGAGGGGCGTGCCCTGCTCCTGGTAGTTCATGCTCGCGTCGTAGATGTACGACTGCGGTCCGCCCGGCTTCGTGAAGTCACGCGTGTACCCGCCCTCGACGACCTGGCCGTCGTTGACAGCCGAGACCATGAGGTTCTTCAGGCGGATGTTCGCGAACGTGCCGCGGATCATGACCTCGTGGTTGCCACGACGCGACCCGAAGGAGTTGAAGTCCTTGCGGTCGACACCGTGCTCGGTGAGGTACTGAGCCGCAGGCGTGCCGGGCTTGATGTTGCCGGCGGGCGAGATGTGGTCGGTCGTGACCGAGTCACCCAGGGTCGCCATGACGCGGGCGCCCTCGATGTCGCGCACCGGGGTGAGCTCCATCGTCATGCCGTCGAAGTAGGGCGCCTTGCGCACGTACGTCGAGTTCTCGTCCCACTGGAAGATGTCGTCGTCCGGGGTGGGCAGGCTGCGCCAGCGCTCGTCACCGTCGAAGACGGTCGAGTACTGCTTGATGAACTGCTCGCGCGAGATCGACGAGTCGACGAGCTCCTGGACCTCGGCCGGGGTGGGCCAGATGTCCCTCAGGAAGACGTCTTCGCCATCGGTTCCCTTGCCGAGCGCGTCGTTCTCGAAGTCGAAGTGCATCGACCCGGCGAGAGCGTAGGCGATCACCAGCGGCGGGCTGGCGAGGTAGTTCATCTTCACGTCGGGGCTGATGCGTCCCTCGAAGTTACGGTTTCCCGAGAGCACCGCGGTCACGGCCAGGTCGTGATCGTTGATGGCCGCGGAGACCTCCTCGATCAGCGGGCCCGAGTTTCCGATGCAGATGGTGCAGCCGTAGCCGACGGTGTAGAAGCCGAGACCCTCGAGGTCCTTGTCGAGACCGGACTTCTCGTAGTAGTCGGTGACGACCTTCGAGCCGGGGCCGAGCGTGGTCTTGACCCACGGCTTCTGCTTGAGCCCCTTCTCGAGCGCCTTGCGGGCGACGAGACCCGCGGCGATCATCACCGAGGGGTTCGAGGTGTTGGTGCACGAGGTGATCGCCGCGAGGGTGACCGCACCGTTGTCTAGGATGTACTTCTCGCCGGACGGAGTCGTGACCGGCACGGGCTTCGACGCGTGCGCCGGAGCGCCGCTGTTGATGTGCACGGGGCGAGTCGTGGTGGGCTCCTCCTCGCCGGGTACCGAACCGGGGTCGGATGCCGGGAAGGAGTGCTTCGACTCGAGATCGACGACGGAGTCCGAGGTCGACGCCGAGGCATACGCCAGGATGTCCTGCTCGAACTGCGACTTGGCCTCGGAGAGGAGGATGCGGTCCTGCGGGCGCTTCGGCCCGGCGATCGACGGCACCACGGTGCCGAGGTCGAGCTCGAGGTACTCGCTGAAGACGGGCTCCTTCGAGGCATCGTGCCAGAGCGTCTGCTCCTTGGCGTAGGCCTCGACCAGCGCGACGGCCTCTTCGCTGCGACCGGTCAGGCGCAGGTAGTCGAGGGTGACGTCATCGATCGGGAAGATCGCGGCGGTCGAACCGAACTCGGGCGACATGTTGCCGATGGTGGCGCGGTTCGCGAGCGGCACGGACGCGACACCCTCGCCGTAGAACTCCACGAACTTGCCGACGACGCCGTGCTTGCGCAGCAGGTCGGTGATCGTGAGGACGACGTCGGTCGCCGTGACGCCAGCAGGGATCTCGCCCGAGAGCTTGAAGCCGACGACGCGCGGGATGAGCATCGACACGGGCTGTCCCAGCATCGCGGCCTCGGCCTCGATGCCGCCGACGCCCCAGCCGAGCACGCCCAGACCGTTGACCATGGTGGTGTGCGAGTCGGTGCCGACGCAGGTGTCGGGGTAGGCGCGAAGCACGCCGTCGACGTCGCGGTCGTAGATGACCTTGGCCAGGTGCTCGATGTTCACCTGGTGCACGATGCCGGTCCCCGGGGGGACGACCTTGAAGTCGCTGAAGGCCGTCTGGCCCCAGCGCAGGAACTGGTAGCGCTCGCCGTTGCGCTCGTACTCGATCTCGACGTTGCGCTCGAGAGCGTTCTCCGAGCCGAAGAGGTCGGCGATCACCGAGTGGTCGATGACCATCTCGGCGGGCGAGAGCGGGTTGATCTTGTTCGCGTCGCCGCCCAGCGCCGTGACGGCCTCGCGCATGGTGGCGAGGTCGACGATGCAGGGAACACCGGTGAAGTCCTGCATGACCACACGGGCCGGCGTGAACTGGATCTCGGTGCTCGGATCAGCCGCGGCATCCCACGAACCCAGGGCTTCGATCTGCGCCTTCGTCACGTTCGCGCCGTCCTCGGTGCGAAGCAGGTTCTCGAGGAGGACCTTGAGACTGAAAGGGAGCTTGTCGAAACCGGGCACCGTGTCGATGCGGAAGATCTCGTAGTCGGTGCTGCCGACCGTCAGGGTGCTCTTGGCACCGAAGCTGTTCACCGTGGACACGATTCCGTCTCCTTCTATTCGGATGGGAGCGACAGGCGCCTCCATCTTGCTCGCCAGCGAGCCCCTGCGGCTAGCAAGGCAGACCTAACCAGTCTGCTCTGCTCGACCTCCGGGCGAAAGCCTGCAATTTATCTTGATGTCAAGATAAATCTATCACGACCGCCGCGTCGTGTCGGCATCGGCGGGGCGCGGATACAGCGCACGCACGACGAGCCAGGTGACCGCGATCAGCGGAGCGAACAGCGGCAGCCCCATGATGAGCTTCAGCGTGCCGAGCGCCGTGACGTCCCCGGCCAGGTACAGCGGCAGCTGCACGGCGAGACGAGCGAAGAACAGAGCAGCCCAGGCGATCCCGAGCCACAGGAACGCGCGGCGCTTTCGGCGGTCACGCCTCCACGCGGTGCCCTCTCCCATGAGGAAGCCGACGGCGAGACCGATCAGCGACCAGCCGATCAGGGCCGAGACGAGCATGCCGGTGCCGTAGACGGCGTTGGTGATGAGCCCGGGGACGAAGTTGTCCTCGCCTCGCCCGGTCCACAGCGCGAGGGCAGCGGCCGCCGCCGCGGCCACGAGGCCTCCGATGGCAGCTGACGGCGGCGACTTCTGGATCAGCCTGACGACGGTGAACACCGCCGCGAGTCCGACCGACACTCCCAGCGGCAGGATCAGAGGTTCCGGGCGGATCGTGAAGAGGATGACGAACGCGAGGCTCGGCAGCACCGATTCGAGGATGCCGCGCCATCCGCCCATCGCGGACCACACCACCTTGTGCGTCGCGTCGCTCTCGGTCGGGTCGAGACCCGCGCGTCGCGCTGCGCCGCCGAGCGCGGCCCCGACGATGTCGGATGCACTCTGCTCGCGCTCGGGATCGGGAGCCGGGGTGGTCACGCGGAGCCGGGAGTCGCGGGCATCTTCAGCGGGATCAGGTCGCGCGGAGGCATCGGAGCTCCACCGCGGACGACCACGATCGACCGGAAGAGATCCTCCACCTTGGCTGCGGCCTCAAGATCCGACGCCGCAGCTCCGCCGATGACGCCACGAAGGAACCATCGAGGACCGTCGATGCCGATGAACCGGGCGAGCCGAAGCCCCGAGCCCTCGTTGGCAG
Coding sequences within:
- a CDS encoding SPFH domain-containing protein, which codes for MDMLLSMLGGKGMSGLFKTGTAILTILLVVPALLKIFVVTVDEGWAAIRTRNGKPIIRNRPQRRPTSRGGAVGEVVVLDPGSHGAFPLFYWYRLIDVRCRATDLPAREMTGANGHQHRVHASFEWRPIPTGRDLRVFELDVVNVNERASNIVGAALRDVIRGLDGAELPHNDEINTRVIAASAEEVRRACGVELVRVMVTGDALTDGYLLSTALRDSDRGAQAVAALHALN
- the dxs gene encoding 1-deoxy-D-xylulose-5-phosphate synthase, encoding MPILPSISGPRDLDSLSEEQLIELAGEVREFLVENVSRTGGHLGPNLGVVELTIALHRTFSSPDDPFIFDTGHQSYVHKLLTGRQDFSSLRLRGGLAGYPQRGESAHDVVESSHASSSLSWADGVSRALTATGRGDRHVVAVVGDGALTGGMTWEALNNISDDNDRNLVIVVNDNGRSYAPTIGGMSRYLNRVRTAATYKELHHKSDRLFRAFGPVGRAVFRGVRGGTHGFLSRFTNNEALYSNLDIKYLGPVDGHDLPALLETLELAKSYGAPVIVHAITEKGRGYQPARDDEADQFHAVGRIDPTTGETLSSGGTGWTEVFSDALVSVGERRDDVIAMTAAMLRPTGLAPFAERFPDRVYDVGIAEQHAVASAAGLAFGGLHPVVALYATFMNRAFDQVLMDVALHRAGVTFVLDRAGVTGPDGPSHHGMWDLAMLQIVPHIRIAAPRDAARLTEALDEAVLVDDAPTVIRFPKGDVSPELPAIERLHDGVDVLARGESEDVLLVAIGPFAALAMDVAERLRAQGIGATVIDPRWAIPVQPSIVSMAARHRLVITLEDGIRVGGIGTRVRQVLREAGIDTAVDELGLPDEFIDHASRDQILADAGLTASKIAQDVVSQVLGTRIPVARDAGANGTIDLPLHERR
- a CDS encoding aconitate hydratase encodes the protein MSTVNSFGAKSTLTVGSTDYEIFRIDTVPGFDKLPFSLKVLLENLLRTEDGANVTKAQIEALGSWDAAADPSTEIQFTPARVVMQDFTGVPCIVDLATMREAVTALGGDANKINPLSPAEMVIDHSVIADLFGSENALERNVEIEYERNGERYQFLRWGQTAFSDFKVVPPGTGIVHQVNIEHLAKVIYDRDVDGVLRAYPDTCVGTDSHTTMVNGLGVLGWGVGGIEAEAAMLGQPVSMLIPRVVGFKLSGEIPAGVTATDVVLTITDLLRKHGVVGKFVEFYGEGVASVPLANRATIGNMSPEFGSTAAIFPIDDVTLDYLRLTGRSEEAVALVEAYAKEQTLWHDASKEPVFSEYLELDLGTVVPSIAGPKRPQDRILLSEAKSQFEQDILAYASASTSDSVVDLESKHSFPASDPGSVPGEEEPTTTRPVHINSGAPAHASKPVPVTTPSGEKYILDNGAVTLAAITSCTNTSNPSVMIAAGLVARKALEKGLKQKPWVKTTLGPGSKVVTDYYEKSGLDKDLEGLGFYTVGYGCTICIGNSGPLIEEVSAAINDHDLAVTAVLSGNRNFEGRISPDVKMNYLASPPLVIAYALAGSMHFDFENDALGKGTDGEDVFLRDIWPTPAEVQELVDSSISREQFIKQYSTVFDGDERWRSLPTPDDDIFQWDENSTYVRKAPYFDGMTMELTPVRDIEGARVMATLGDSVTTDHISPAGNIKPGTPAAQYLTEHGVDRKDFNSFGSRRGNHEVMIRGTFANIRLKNLMVSAVNDGQVVEGGYTRDFTKPGGPQSYIYDASMNYQEQGTPLVIFGGKEYGSGSSRDWAAKGTSLLGVKAVITESFERIHRSNLIGMGVVPLQFPAGESWESLGLDGTEVVSISGLEELNNGVTPKTVRVTATPTEDSPEGKQVVEFDAVVRIDTPGEADYYRNGGILQYVLRSLV
- a CDS encoding DUF3159 domain-containing protein encodes the protein MTTPAPDPEREQSASDIVGAALGGAARRAGLDPTESDATHKVVWSAMGGWRGILESVLPSLAFVILFTIRPEPLILPLGVSVGLAAVFTVVRLIQKSPPSAAIGGLVAAAAAAALALWTGRGEDNFVPGLITNAVYGTGMLVSALIGWSLIGLAVGFLMGEGTAWRRDRRKRRAFLWLGIAWAALFFARLAVQLPLYLAGDVTALGTLKLIMGLPLFAPLIAVTWLVVRALYPRPADADTTRRS